GGGTAAGGAGACCACTTGTCTCCGCTACGCAAGCCGGCTTCCACGTGCCCTACTCTGATTCCCTTGTTGAATGCGGCCATCGCAGCTGCGAACGTGGTGGATGTGTCCCCGTGCACAAGCATCAGATCAGGTTTCGCCTCTTCTAGGACCTCCTCGATGCCGATAAGGATGTTGCTTATGATTTCAGACAGCTTCTGGTTCTGTTTCATGATATTCAAATCAAAATCCGGTGTGATGTCAAAGATCTCAAGTACCTGGTCGAGCATTTCACGGTGTTGTGCCGTAACGCATACAATCGAGTCCACCCATGGTGTTTTCTCAAGCTCTTTCACCAGCGGCGCCATTTTGATCGCCTCCGGTCTTGTTCCGAATACCGACATGACCTTAATGTGTTTCATGTGTGTTCCTCCCTATGTATCAGTCCTATCAACATGTTTCCCTGCTACGATAAAAAAGGCTGTCATCGACAGCCTTATCTGATTTATTCCTCGTCAACCTTCACTCTCGCCTTCAAGCTCAACCTGATCGGAATCAGAATCAAAATGGCGGCGATCGCTATGGTGATACCCATTTCGACATACAGCTTTTTCAACAAGAAAACGCCGCCTAGTCCAAGTAGGGTATTGATCAGGTACAGCATGAGCACCGTTTTCTTCTGTCCGAATCCCATCGACAGAATCCTATGGTGCAAGTGCCCCTTGTCGGCTTCAAAGGGATGTTTCCCTGTGGCGGTTCTTCTGACAATCGAAAAGAAGGTATCGAAAATAGGAAGCCCCAGGGCCAAAACGGGTGCGAAGAAAGTGATCGCCGTGGCGCTTTTAATGGTACCTTCTATCGATATCGCAGAAAGGATAAAGCCTAAAAACAGAGCGCCTGTGTCCCCCATGAATATCCTTGCAGGATTGAAGTTGTATGGTAAAAATCCAAGACATGCTCCTGCGATGATAAGCGTGATGATTGCAATTTCGATACGTCCGTTGATAAACGCGACATAAGCAAGCGTCAGCGCGGATATCGTAGAGACCCCACCCGACAAGCCGTCCAGTCCATCGATCAGATTAAGCGTATTGGTGATTCCAACGATCCAAAGAATGGTAATTGCAGTACTTAAGAACTCATCCACATAAATCGTTTGCGACAAGTTGAAAAAGCTTGAGACTCCCGTGATGCGGATATCCGAAAACACCAGGATGAAGGCGGCGAGTATCTGCACCATAAGCTTATATTTTGCTTTGATCGGCGCGATGTCATCGACAAAGCCCAAAAATACGATCACAAGCGACCCTATCATGATACCTAAGAGTTTCGTCGTAGGTAAATCGATAAAGATCAGCAGTGAGAACATCACGGATATGAAGATCGCAAGTCCGCCCAACCTTGGAATAGGTTTTGTGTGAACCCTTCGATCATCACTCGGTACGTCAATGGCACCGACATGATGCGCCACCTTGATGATCAGCGGCGTAGCAAGTAAGCTCATAAAGAAAGCCGTGAGCATCGGCAAAAACAATTTGATTACCACGAAGTAACCTCCATCTATCTGTTGTTGAATCCTCTGTCGTTTGATAAGATTTCTCTCCACGCTATTTTATAACCAAACAAGTCAAAAGGCAACAGAATTCATTTTAAGTAACGCTATCTTAATATCATAATCAGTAGGCGCAGGACTCAGACAAGGAGTCGTCGTGACTTATCCAGTCTTCTACCATGAATTCCCTAAAATCAGTACTTGTATCTCTGACGACGATCTGTTCGATACCCGCATTGATGATCAGCCGTTTGCACATCGCGCAGGAGCTTGCTCTGGGCACATACTCTCCATCCGCCTCTTTTCCAACCAGATAGAGCGTTGCTCCGATCATCTCGCTTCGCGCCGCAGAAATGATCGCATTGGCTTCTGCGTGAACGCTTCTGCACATCTCGTATCTTTCACCGCGCGGAATTTCAAGCTCCTGCCTTCTGCAAGAGCCAAGATCCATACAGTTCTTACGCCCTCTCGGCGCGCCTGTGTATCCAGTGGACACGATTTCGTCGTTCTTCACGATAATCGCCCCGAAATTTCTACGGATACAGGTACCTCGCTTGATGACGGTTTCTGCAATATCCAAATAGTAGTTGTTCTTATCGATTCTCATCTCGTCCTCCTTTTCGGCTAAAGCAAAAAAGCGCATAAGCGCTTTTTTTATTTTGTACCGAACAGTCTGTCGCCGGCATCTCCAAGACCTGGGATGATGTAGGCGTGATCGTTCAGCTTCTCGTCAATTTTCGCCACGTAGATATCCACATCCGGGTGTGCGTCCTGAACCGCTTTTATGCCTTCAGGGCAGCCCAAAAGACAGACAAACTTGATGCTTTTGGCACCACGCTGCTTGATAAATCTGATCGCCGCAATCGCAGAACCACCAGTAGCAAGCATCGGATCTACAACATAAAGGTCCCTATCTTCAATATCAGCAGGCATTTTGCAGTAGTACTCCACAGGCTCAAGCGTTTCAGGATCCCTATAAAGACCCACATGACCCACCTTTGCAGCAGGCAAAAGGTTTAAGAATCCGTCTACCATACCAAGACCGGCTCTTAAAATAGGCACGATGCCTTGTTTTCTTCCAGCGATCGTCTTTCCTGTCATCTTCATGATCGGAGTTTCAATCTCCGTATCTTCTAGCGGAAGTTCACGTGTCACTTCATACGCCATCAGCATCGAAACTTCTCTGACAAGCTCTCTAAATTCCTTAGAACCCGTGTTCTTGTCTCTGATAATAGATAATTTATGCTGGATCAGCGGATGATCCATCTCAAATACTTTACTCATTTGGCACCTATCCTTTTTAGTTTAAGCTTCGATTTCCATTATTTTATCGATACGTGTCTGATGGCGACCGCCTTCAAACTGTGCATCTAAATAAGCATCAACAATTCTCAGGGCAAGACCGACGCCTACCACCCTACCGCCTAAGGCGATCATGTTGGCATCGTTATGCATACGAGTCATTTCCGCGCTGAACACATCAGAAAGAACCGCACATCTGATTCCTTTTACCTTGTTGGCAGCCATCATGATTCCCTGGCCGGTTCCGCAGATCAGGATCCCACGCTCGCACTCGCCGCTTACGACAGCATCAGCTGCTTTTTTCGAGTAATCCGGATAATCGACGGATTCAGTCGAATACGTTCCAAAATCCACTACTTCAAACCCTCTACCAGCCAAGTGCTTTGCAATTTCTTCTTTTAAAGCAAACCCACCATGGTCACATCCTAGTGCAATTTTCATAGTAACCTCCTCTATACGCATCGCTTTACATCCTTACTATTATATCAGCTAAAACCTCAAAATTGAAGTTATTTCAAAAATGTAGTCTGTCAGTTCCGCCCTGACCCAGAAGTTCTCACAGCAGCACTCGATGGCCGGCAGACTTTAGCAGCCTGTTCATCACCGCAAGTCCAACGCCGTCGGTGCTCACAGCCTTGATCAAAACGACATCGACCCCTGAGTTGTCCGCAGCGATCAGCCATGCAAAAAGATTCTTACCCAGAATTTCAGCATCTGACTCTAAAATCAACCTCACTTTTTTTCCTTCAGACTCAAACTCAGATGCGAGCTGTCTGCATCTTGACTCATCGAGTCCTTCATCAAGCACATAAACCTGGGCATCGGGAGCATAGTGCCTGTATTTCATGCCAGGCGCCTTAGGCACCATATGGTCCATCTTGTCAAGCAGCGTAGGATCAAGGCTAATCGTACCGATCACACCCTCGATCTGGTTCACAGTGACAGAACCCGGCCTCAAGAGCACCGCCTGGCCTGAACTGACATCCAGCACCGTAGACTCCAGACCATGTTTCGCATCGCCTTCTGTGACGATCGCATCCACTCTTCCTGAAAGCTGGCTGATCACATGCTCGGGCCTTGTAGGGCTAGGTCTGCCCGACACATTTGCAGATGGTGCCGCGACAGGAACGCCCGCAAGCTCAATCAGCTTAAGCGCCACCTTGTCAGAAGGCATTCTGACAGCGACCGTACCCAGTCCGCCCGAAACAATATCAGACACCTTCCCGCTCTTTTTAAAGACCAATGTCAGGGGGCCGGGCCAAAACGCTTCCATCAACTCCACAGCAATCTTAGGGACACTTTCCACAAGGCTTTCTAAAATACTCTGATCGTGGATATGGACGATCAGCGGATTATCCGATGGCCGTCCCTTGGCCGCATAGATCTTCATTGCGGCCTCCTCGCTAAGGGCATTCGCACCTAAACCGTAAACCGTTTCTGTAGGAAAAACGACCGTACCGCCGTTCTTTAAAATCTCAGCAGGCTTTAATAGCTGCTCGTCACCCTTTTCTTTTTTATACTCAATAATCAATGTCATAGTATACACCTCGGATTCTTTGCTCTATATTATAGTACATATGCGCCCTTGTTGAAAGTACTGTTTTTCGGACGCATAAAAAGGCCGCGCAAGCTGCGCGACCTTTAGGGCTTATTATCATTTAGTACTTTCAACAGCAAGTGACACAGCGGTTTTTTGAACCTTCGGCGCCATCATAGCGCTTTCTCTTTCGAAAGACCATTTCAGCAGCGACGGCGTCATTAGCGTAGTCGCCACCACCATCAGGATCACCCCTGCGATTTCCTTATCGGTGATGATGTTCATCGTCACACCTAGATTTGCTAGGATAATAGCGACTTCTGCCCTCGGAATCATCCCAAGGCCGATCTGCATGCCCTCAAACTTATTAAAGCCTGTAAGCTTCGCGCCTACACCACATCCGATCACTTTTCCCAAACTGCCTAGAATAATAAGGATCAGACCGATGCCTATCGCCTGAAACGCCGAGAAAAGATTGACCCCCATACCTATCGCCACAAAGAAAACCGGAGTAAAGAAGGTAGTCGAAATAAGGTTGATGTCGTGGCTGACCTTGTGCCTCACTTTTGTCATGCTAAAAGCCACACCTGCGAAGTAAGCGCCTGTAATTGCTGCAACACCTAACTCCTCTGACGCGAATGCCAGTAAAAAGCATAAGACGATCGCATAAGTGACTACATGGTCGCTGATATTGAGCTTTTCACAGAATCTATCAAGCAGTCTAGAAATCCCTATACCGACTATGTATGTTAAAGCAAAAAACATGCCCAGCTTGCCGATTACCAGTACGATATGCGCCCCTTCTGTGGGGTGCAGCACGCCTAGTAAAAGCGCTAGAAGGACAATTCCAATGATATCGTCAATGATCGCCGCACCTAAGATAGTAATCCCCTGTCTGGATCTTAAGCGCCCGATCTCCCTAAGTGTCTGCACCGAGATGCTCACAGAGGTCGCAGTGGATACGATGCCCATAAACAACGACGTTTCGACACTGCGGGTAAGCAGGTAGGTCCCGATACTCACCAGAGTAAAAGGAACGACAACACCCCCAAGAGCAATCATCGAAGACGATTTGCTGGACGATTTCAGTTCATCGACATCTGTTTCAAGTCCTGCCGTGAACATCAGGAATACGACGCCCAGCTCTGCGATATCGCCTATAAATTCGGTTTTCACCATAAGCCCCATGCCCAGTATCATACCTACGATAATTTGTCCTAAAACCGCCGGTTGTTTAAATCTAGTACTGATCAATCCACCGATATTTGCCGCAATTAGGATAATTGCCAATTGAACCAGGTAGAAGTACTTTTCCATATAAGACCCCTCGCAATCTGTCTTTTCGAATACACATACCTATTCGAAACCCCCACTACATTATCAAAGTATACTCCTTTAAGGGGGGATGCGCAAGGATGAAAACGCGATTTTCGGAATTGTCAGACGCAGCCTCTAAAAAAAAAACGCCGATTTCTCGGCGCTGTTTTTCTATGGATTATTCTGTTTCTGCAAGCATTTCTGCCTGTCTCATCGTAATCAGCGCATCGATAATCTCATCGATCTCACCTTCCATGAACTGAGCCAGTTTATATAGCGTGATAGGAATCCTATGGTCTGTCACACGGCCTTGAGGAAAGTTGTACGTTCTGATCTTTCCACTTCGATCACCTGTTCCAAGCTGTGATTTTCTATCCTCAGCAATTTCAGACTGCTGCTCGGCAAGCTCCATCTCATAGAGTCTCGCAGTCAAGACCTTCATGGCCTTGTCCTTGTTCTTAAGCTGTGATTTACCATCCTGGCATGAAACAACGATACCTGTAGGAAGATGGGTGATACGAACCGCCGAATCGGTGGTGTTTACAGACTGACCGCCGTTACCCGACGACCTGAACACGTCGATTCTAAGGTCCTGCTTTCTGACTTCCACTTCGACATCGTCAATTTCAGGAAGCACAGCCACAGTAGCCGTCGACGTATGGATCCTACCTTGTGATTCTGTAGCGGGAACACGCTGTACCCTATGGATACCGCTTTCGAACTTCAGGCGTGAATAAGCGCCCTTGCCCTCGATCATGAAGATCGCTTCCTTAACGCCGCCGACACCTGTCTCGCTTGTGGACATCATATCCACTTTCCAGCGGTTCTTCTCGGCATAACGCATGTACAGACGTTGAAGCTCACCTGCGAACAGACCGGCCTCATCTCCGCCTGCGCCCGCACGGATCTCGACGATAACGTTCTTATCGTCATTCGGATCTTTCGGTAGCAAAAGCAGTCTCAGCTCTTCACGAAGCTCGAGCTCGCGTTCCTCATTGTCCTTAAGCTCCATCTTGGCAAGCTCACGCATTTCCTCGTCTTTTTCGGTTTCAAGGATTTCTTTTGCTTCTTCAATCCCTGACATCACTTGCTTGAACTCTCTGTACACATTGATAATCGGCGCGATATCGGCATGCTCTTTCATGAACTTCTGCCACTCGTTCTGATTATTGATGATCTCAGGATCTGAGATCTTGTATTCAAGATCGATAAATTTCTCTTCAAGCATCACTAACTTGTCTAACATATCCTACCTACTCTTTCCATTTGCCGCACACCACACGGTCGTGCCCGGCTAAATCCTTAATTATACGAACCTCACAAAAACCACGGGCTTCAAGTAATTCCGAAACATCCTTGCCCTGATCATAGCCGATTTCAAAATAGAGTCCGCCGCCGCACTTAAGATAACCTGGCGACTCCTCTGTGATCTGTCTATAAAAATCGAGTCCGTCTAAGCCGCCGTCAAGCGCCAGATGCGGTTCGAAGTCCTTTACATCATTCATCAGTCCCTCAATATCAGAGCGCCTGATATAGGGAGGGTTACTCACTACAAAATCGTATTTCGCATCCTTATCCAGCGCGCTGAACACGTCGGAATAGAGTACCGTCAAACGATTTTTCACTTCATTACTATAAGCGTTTTGACTGGTGATTTCAATAGCTATTTCAGAAATATCAAGCGCTGTCATCCTGCTCTCTTTGCTATAGCTTAAAAGGGAGATACAGATCGCACCGCTTCCGCTTCCGATTTCGACTCCGCTGAACGTTTTACCTTCGTAGTCCTCAAGGATCGTTTCAACAAGTACCTCTGTGTCGGGCCTAGGAATCAGCACACCGCTTGTCACAGCAAACTTCAGCCCCATAAAATGCTTCTCGCCGATGATGTAGGCGATAGGTTCACCCATAAGGCGCCTCTTGATCATCGTTTCGATTTTAAGGCATGAGTCTTCATCAAGTTCCCTGTCCCTGCCTGTCACCAGCTGGTATCTCTCGAGCTTGCAAACAGACATCACAATCAGCTCTACATCCAGCTGCGCGCTATCAGAAACCCCTGTCAAAAGCTCGCTGCCGCTTTTTATCAGTTCACCTAAAACTTGCACGCCTTGACACCCTCTTCGACCAATACCGCCTCCATAGAGGCGATGGCTACTTCAAGCTGCTTCAGGTCAGGCTCGCGTGTAGTGATACGCTGCATCCAAAGACCTGGCTGACTGATGAATTTGACAAGAAAATTGTCGTACTTTCCAGATATCTTGATCAGCTCAAAAGCAAGTCCTGCGATAGCCGGTAGGAGTAGGATCTTAAGCACGATCCTCATGCCTATCGACGACCATGTCACAAACGAAAACACACCGATACTGATTGCGAGTACAAATAAAAGGAAGCTCGTACCGCATCTCGGATGGATGCGCGAAAATTTCTGCGCGTTCTCAGGAGTCAGCTCCTCACCCGATTCAAAACAGTGAATCGTCTTATGCTCCGCTCCATGATACTCGAACACCCTTTGTATGTCTTTCATTCTTGAAATCAACAGAATATATCCTACAAACAAGGTGATTTTGATCAGTCCCTCGACAAGGGCGAGCGCCATCACATTTGCTATCTTCACCTTCAAGAATCCTGCAATCACAGAAGGAATGACAGCGAACATGATAATCGCCATGCCAAAGGCCATGATCATGGAAAATCCGATAAGCACATTGTCCGCCTGATCCTTAAACGTTTTCTTCACCCATAGGTCGAACTTCGATTCCTCATAGCCGTCATCCGCTTCAGCGAAAAATTCCGCCGAGTAAGTAAGGGCCTGAACACCGATGATCATTGAATTGATCAGGGCGACCATGCCCCTTATGATAGGAAGCTTAAAGAGGGCATGGTTGAAAAACTGGCTCGTCTGATCCAGCTTCGTTTCAATTTCGCCGTTTGTTTTTCTGACACTCATGGCAATGGTTTTCTTACCGCGCATCATCACGCCTTCTATCAAGGCCTGACCGCCTATATCACAATATTTTTCTTTCATCATCTTTTCCTTTCGGGAAACAGGTACTTTCTAAATTGATCTATCTCTCAATTCAAAGTAGCAGCTCGGGCATAATGACTCGTAGCTGACATCACCAACGTGGTCTATGGCCACTTGCGCTCCTTCGAAAACAAATTCTCCATTAATAGTCCT
The window above is part of the Fusibacter sp. A1 genome. Proteins encoded here:
- a CDS encoding glycosyltransferase family 4 protein gives rise to the protein MVIKLFLPMLTAFFMSLLATPLIIKVAHHVGAIDVPSDDRRVHTKPIPRLGGLAIFISVMFSLLIFIDLPTTKLLGIMIGSLVIVFLGFVDDIAPIKAKYKLMVQILAAFILVFSDIRITGVSSFFNLSQTIYVDEFLSTAITILWIVGITNTLNLIDGLDGLSGGVSTISALTLAYVAFINGRIEIAIITLIIAGACLGFLPYNFNPARIFMGDTGALFLGFILSAISIEGTIKSATAITFFAPVLALGLPIFDTFFSIVRRTATGKHPFEADKGHLHHRILSMGFGQKKTVLMLYLINTLLGLGGVFLLKKLYVEMGITIAIAAILILIPIRLSLKARVKVDEE
- a CDS encoding deaminase, with translation MRIDKNNYYLDIAETVIKRGTCIRRNFGAIIVKNDEIVSTGYTGAPRGRKNCMDLGSCRRQELEIPRGERYEMCRSVHAEANAIISAARSEMIGATLYLVGKEADGEYVPRASSCAMCKRLIINAGIEQIVVRDTSTDFREFMVEDWISHDDSLSESCAY
- the upp gene encoding uracil phosphoribosyltransferase, producing MSKVFEMDHPLIQHKLSIIRDKNTGSKEFRELVREVSMLMAYEVTRELPLEDTEIETPIMKMTGKTIAGRKQGIVPILRAGLGMVDGFLNLLPAAKVGHVGLYRDPETLEPVEYYCKMPADIEDRDLYVVDPMLATGGSAIAAIRFIKQRGAKSIKFVCLLGCPEGIKAVQDAHPDVDIYVAKIDEKLNDHAYIIPGLGDAGDRLFGTK
- the rpiB gene encoding ribose 5-phosphate isomerase B, whose protein sequence is MKIALGCDHGGFALKEEIAKHLAGRGFEVVDFGTYSTESVDYPDYSKKAADAVVSGECERGILICGTGQGIMMAANKVKGIRCAVLSDVFSAEMTRMHNDANMIALGGRVVGVGLALRIVDAYLDAQFEGGRHQTRIDKIMEIEA
- a CDS encoding L-threonylcarbamoyladenylate synthase; amino-acid sequence: MTLIIEYKKEKGDEQLLKPAEILKNGGTVVFPTETVYGLGANALSEEAAMKIYAAKGRPSDNPLIVHIHDQSILESLVESVPKIAVELMEAFWPGPLTLVFKKSGKVSDIVSGGLGTVAVRMPSDKVALKLIELAGVPVAAPSANVSGRPSPTRPEHVISQLSGRVDAIVTEGDAKHGLESTVLDVSSGQAVLLRPGSVTVNQIEGVIGTISLDPTLLDKMDHMVPKAPGMKYRHYAPDAQVYVLDEGLDESRCRQLASEFESEGKKVRLILESDAEILGKNLFAWLIAADNSGVDVVLIKAVSTDGVGLAVMNRLLKSAGHRVLL
- a CDS encoding cation:proton antiporter; its protein translation is MEKYFYLVQLAIILIAANIGGLISTRFKQPAVLGQIIVGMILGMGLMVKTEFIGDIAELGVVFLMFTAGLETDVDELKSSSKSSSMIALGGVVVPFTLVSIGTYLLTRSVETSLFMGIVSTATSVSISVQTLREIGRLRSRQGITILGAAIIDDIIGIVLLALLLGVLHPTEGAHIVLVIGKLGMFFALTYIVGIGISRLLDRFCEKLNISDHVVTYAIVLCFLLAFASEELGVAAITGAYFAGVAFSMTKVRHKVSHDINLISTTFFTPVFFVAIGMGVNLFSAFQAIGIGLILIILGSLGKVIGCGVGAKLTGFNKFEGMQIGLGMIPRAEVAIILANLGVTMNIITDKEIAGVILMVVATTLMTPSLLKWSFERESAMMAPKVQKTAVSLAVESTK
- the prfA gene encoding peptide chain release factor 1; translation: MLDKLVMLEEKFIDLEYKISDPEIINNQNEWQKFMKEHADIAPIINVYREFKQVMSGIEEAKEILETEKDEEMRELAKMELKDNEERELELREELRLLLLPKDPNDDKNVIVEIRAGAGGDEAGLFAGELQRLYMRYAEKNRWKVDMMSTSETGVGGVKEAIFMIEGKGAYSRLKFESGIHRVQRVPATESQGRIHTSTATVAVLPEIDDVEVEVRKQDLRIDVFRSSGNGGQSVNTTDSAVRITHLPTGIVVSCQDGKSQLKNKDKAMKVLTARLYEMELAEQQSEIAEDRKSQLGTGDRSGKIRTYNFPQGRVTDHRIPITLYKLAQFMEGEIDEIIDALITMRQAEMLAETE
- the prmC gene encoding peptide chain release factor N(5)-glutamine methyltransferase, whose translation is MQVLGELIKSGSELLTGVSDSAQLDVELIVMSVCKLERYQLVTGRDRELDEDSCLKIETMIKRRLMGEPIAYIIGEKHFMGLKFAVTSGVLIPRPDTEVLVETILEDYEGKTFSGVEIGSGSGAICISLLSYSKESRMTALDISEIAIEITSQNAYSNEVKNRLTVLYSDVFSALDKDAKYDFVVSNPPYIRRSDIEGLMNDVKDFEPHLALDGGLDGLDFYRQITEESPGYLKCGGGLYFEIGYDQGKDVSELLEARGFCEVRIIKDLAGHDRVVCGKWKE
- a CDS encoding DUF1385 domain-containing protein, whose amino-acid sequence is MKEKYCDIGGQALIEGVMMRGKKTIAMSVRKTNGEIETKLDQTSQFFNHALFKLPIIRGMVALINSMIIGVQALTYSAEFFAEADDGYEESKFDLWVKKTFKDQADNVLIGFSMIMAFGMAIIMFAVIPSVIAGFLKVKIANVMALALVEGLIKITLFVGYILLISRMKDIQRVFEYHGAEHKTIHCFESGEELTPENAQKFSRIHPRCGTSFLLFVLAISIGVFSFVTWSSIGMRIVLKILLLPAIAGLAFELIKISGKYDNFLVKFISQPGLWMQRITTREPDLKQLEVAIASMEAVLVEEGVKACKF